CGGCGGCGGCGGTTTCCAGGGTGTCGACGAGGTGGTGCAGCGCGGGGAGGTCGAAGCAGTTGCCGCGCGCCGCGTTGTCGTAGCGGACCCGGGCGAGGCGGCCGTCGTGCCCATGGGTGAGGGTGCTGGTCACCGCGGTATCATACATACCGGTCGGTATGAATACAACGCCGCTGGCCGGCGGCCCTGTGTCACGTGAATGTCATGAGCGGGATACCCGGTCGACCCGTTGACTTGATACCGGCTGGTCGGTACTTTGTGGCGAACGTCACCGCCGCCTCACGCGGAGACATGACGGGTCCATCGCAGTGAAGGACACCACGATGATCATGAAATCCCTGCGCTCCCGGCGCTCCTGGGCACTGGCCGCCGCGCTGACCGTCGTGGGCGCCGGCCTCACCGGGTGCGGCGGCTCCGACTCCGACTCCACCGGCTCGTCCCGCACCGCCCCCGTCCGGGCGCTGCTCGCCGCCCAACCGGCGACCCTCGACCCGATCGTCGGCGCTCGCTCCGCCCAGATCGTCTGGGCGACCATGCTCGAACCCCTGATCAACACCGGTGGCGACCTCGCGCCGACCGACACCGGCCTGCTGACGGGCTGGACCCGTACCGACCCGACGACCTGGACGTTCACCGTGCGGCCCGGGATCAGCTTCAGCAACGGCGAGCAGGCCGACGCGGCGGCGGTGGCCAACACCATCACCCTCACCCGCGACAACCCGGCCTCGCAGCTCAAGTCGTACTTCGGCAACGTCACCGCGATCGAGGCGCCCGACGCCACCACCGTCGTGCTCAAGACCAAGACCCCGCAGTACGACATCCCCGACCTGCTCACCACCGTCTACCTGGTGCCGCCGAAGTACTACCAGGAGAAGGGCTCGGAGGGCTTCGCCGCCGCCCCCGTCGGCACCGGCCCGTACGTCTGGTCGGGCGCGAACGCCGGACGGGACATCTCGGTCAAGCGCAACCCCGACTACTGGGGCACCAAGGCGACCAACGAGGGCGTCACCTTCACCTGGGCCAACGAGGCCGCCCAGCGGCTCGCGCTGATCCAGAGCAAGAGCGTGGACGTCTCTTTCGACCTGCCCCCGGCCCAGGCGAGCGCGGCCAAGTCGGCCGGGGTCGAGGTGGTGAGCACCGAGACCGCCATGAAGATCATCGCCTTCCTCGACTCCACCAAGGCGCCGTTCGACGACCCGAAACTGCGCGAGGCGGCAGCCCTGGCCATCGACCGGGACGCCATCGTCAAGGGCATCTTCGACGGCCAGGCGGTCTCCGACGCCGGCCTGCTCAACGTCAAGCCCGGTCAGCAGCCGACGCAGAGCGTGACCGCCGACGCCGCCCGGGCTAAGGAACTCGTCGGCGGGGCCAAGCCGACCGTCCAGATCACCTACCCGGCGGCCCAGTACACCAACATCGAGGAGGTCTCCCAGGCCGTCGGCGGCAGCCTGGAGAAGGCCGGCTTCACGGTCAGCTACGTCCCGCTGGACTACGGCACGCTGGTCAAGCGGATCGTCGGCCGCCAGGTGCCCGGCCTGTCGATCTTCGCCGGGGTGCCGAACGTCGCGGTGCCGGACTACTTCGTCAGCGGCTTCATGAAGACGAAGTCGATCACCGGCAACTGCCCCGACCCGCAGATCGACACGCTCGCCCAGCAGGCCCTGGAGCAGAACGACGCCCAGCAGGCCGCGCCGCTCTACGAGCAGCTCAACACCATCGGCGTGGTCCAGAAGCACTGCTACGTGCCGCTGTACCGGCAGGTGTTCAACTACGCGACCGCCCCCGGCGTCTCCGGCGTGGTGTTCGGCCCGCTGAACACCGTGGACTTCACGAAGACGACCCGCTGACGATGTCCGAGGTAGTGCAGACGGGGGTGCCGGGCGACCTCGCCCGGCACCCCCGCACCCCGGAGTCGGACACCCCCGTGCTGGAGGTCACCGACCTCGTCGTGGAGCACCGCGACGGCGGCAGCGGCGCGCTCTTCCGCGC
Above is a window of Micromonospora rifamycinica DNA encoding:
- a CDS encoding ABC transporter substrate-binding protein, with the protein product MIMKSLRSRRSWALAAALTVVGAGLTGCGGSDSDSTGSSRTAPVRALLAAQPATLDPIVGARSAQIVWATMLEPLINTGGDLAPTDTGLLTGWTRTDPTTWTFTVRPGISFSNGEQADAAAVANTITLTRDNPASQLKSYFGNVTAIEAPDATTVVLKTKTPQYDIPDLLTTVYLVPPKYYQEKGSEGFAAAPVGTGPYVWSGANAGRDISVKRNPDYWGTKATNEGVTFTWANEAAQRLALIQSKSVDVSFDLPPAQASAAKSAGVEVVSTETAMKIIAFLDSTKAPFDDPKLREAAALAIDRDAIVKGIFDGQAVSDAGLLNVKPGQQPTQSVTADAARAKELVGGAKPTVQITYPAAQYTNIEEVSQAVGGSLEKAGFTVSYVPLDYGTLVKRIVGRQVPGLSIFAGVPNVAVPDYFVSGFMKTKSITGNCPDPQIDTLAQQALEQNDAQQAAPLYEQLNTIGVVQKHCYVPLYRQVFNYATAPGVSGVVFGPLNTVDFTKTTR